Proteins encoded together in one Leishmania donovani BPK282A1 complete genome, chromosome 33 window:
- a CDS encoding d-xylulose reductase, putative, with amino-acid sequence MVLMESLVLEKKGELTIREVDVCDELGPHDCRVKIHSVGICGSDVHYYEHGHIGPFVVEKPMVLGHEASGTVVAVGAEVKNLETGDRVALEPGIPRWNSAQTLSGLYNLDPELTFFATPPVHGCMSTTIIHPAALSFKLPDNVSYEEGALCEPIAVGMHSATKASIKPGDVGLVIGCGTIGIVTALSALAGGCSEVIICGSRDERLEIARRYPGLRAVNTSREGELKRAVAEATEGNGCDVVFECGGAASAFPLIYEHAAPGATCVLVGMPVEPVPVDIVMAQAKEITFQTAFRYRNVYPRIIRLLSSGKMDVKPLISAKFAFKDSVKAYERAMNRDPKDMKIMIQMEN; translated from the coding sequence ATGGTCCTCATGGAGAGCCTcgtgctggagaagaagggcgagCTGACAATTCGCGAGGTGGATGTGTGCGACGAGCTCGGCCCGCACGACTGTCGCGTGAAGATCCACAGCGTGGGCATTTGTGGCAGCGACGTGCACTACTACGAGCACGGCCATATCGGACCCTTCGTGGTGGAGAAGCCGATGGTCCTTGGCCACGAGGCGTCCGGCACGGTTGTAGCGGTGGGCGCTGAGGTGAAGAACCTGGAGACAGGCGACCGCGTTGCGCTGGAGCCGGGCATTCCACGCTGGAACTCTGCGCAGACGCTGAGCGGTCTGTACAACCTGGACCCCGAGCTGACGTTTTTTGCGACACCGCCGGTGCACGGGTGCATGTCGACGACCATCATCCACCCCGCCGCACTGAGCTTCAAGCTGCCTGACAACGTGAGCTATGAGGAAGGCGCGTTGTGCGAGCCGATCGCCGTTGGCATGCATTCGGCGACGAAGGCCAGCATCAAGCCAGGCGACGTGGGCCTCGTGATCGGGTGCGGCACGATCGGGATCGTGACGGCGCTGTCCGCGCTTGCGGGCGGGTGCTCTGAGGTGATCATCTGCGGCTCGCGCGACGAGCGGCTGGAGATCGCGCGCCGCTACCCTGGCCTACGCGCAGTGAACACGTCgagggagggcgagctgaagcgcgccgttgcggaggcgacggagggcAACGGCTGCGACGTTGTGTTCGagtgcggtggcgcggcatcGGCGTTCCCTCTGATCTACGAGCACGCCGCGCCTGGTGCGActtgtgtgcttgtgggGATGCCGGTGGAGCCCGTGCCGGTGGACATTGTGATGGCGCAGGCGAAGGAGATCACGTTCCAGACGGCGTTCCGCTACCGCAACGTGTACCCTCGCATCATCCGCCTGCTGAGCTCCGGCAAAATGGACGTGAAGCCGCTGATCAGCGCCAAGTTCGCGTTCAAGGACAGCGTGAAGGCGTACGAGCGCGCGATGAACCGAGACCCGAAAGACATGAAAATTATGATACAGATGGAGAACTAG